Within Acidobacteriota bacterium, the genomic segment TGGACGTTGCCGAAGATATTGCGATCCGTCGGCCCCAGCTCTGTGCCGCCCGTAAAGCCCACCTGAGAAGGAACGGTCTGATTAAAGATGAAGGTTCCGGCTGGGAATTCAACGTTGAGCGCGACATCGGAATTCAACACGGTGCGATTGAATGCCAGCCGGCTATTGGAAAGAAATTTCGAATTTACGATGCGGTCATATTGGATGGTGTAGTAACCGGTCTGCGTGGGAATAACGCCATCGGTTAGCGGAATCGCGTCGGGCCGGCTCTTCTCCGTGTCGTCAAATACAATGCGTCCAAACAGGGTTGCCTTTTCCGACAGCACATAGTCCAGGCGACCCATGAAGTAATCCTGATTCGTCTTATCCGATCCGGGGATGAAGAGTTCCGCGGTTCCGTTGGGCAATCCATTGGGACCGAGGCCAAGCTTGCCGTTTGGAAGCGGATAAGTATCGAGGAACGGACGGACCACCGGGGCTACCTGTATCTGCGTCAGAACCCCCTGCGCGTTCGGAAGCAAACCGCGGTGCGCGTTTTCGTCGGGGACTATCGCCAGGGAAATCAGGCCCAGCCGCTGCCGCATTCCTTCGTAGTTTCCAAAAAAGAATGCTTTGTCTTTTTTTATTGGCCCGCCCACGGAAAATCCGAACTGATTTCTCTTAAACTCCGGCTTATTGGGAATGTCAAAGAAATTGCGCGCGTCCAAATTGTCATTGCGATGGAAGGCGTATACCGTGCCGTTGATTTCATTCTTCCCGGACTTGGTTACCATGTTCACCACGCCGCCGCTGTTGCCGCCGTATTCCGCGCTGTAGTTGCTGGTGAGCACCTGAAATTCGCGGATGGCATCGACTCCCAGCAGCAGGCCGGATGAACTGCCCGGCGTTCCGAAATTGGCCATGCTCTTGATGTTGGTCCCGTCCAGCAGCCAGGCGGTCTGATCCGCTCGCGACCCAGCCGCCGCCACGCGGACGCCAAATCCCTTGGTGGCCACCTGATCCGTATTCCTGACCGCGACAATGCCCGGCTCGATCAAGGCCAGTTGCGTGAAGTCCCTGCCGTTCAGTGGCAGTTCCACAATTCTTTTTTGCTCCACCACACCGGAGACGGCGCTGGAAGATGTATCCACCAGTGGAGCTTCTCCCACTACGGTAACGCGCTCGGAGACGGCGCCGACCCTCATGCGCATCGCCACCGTCGCCTCTTGGCCGATGGCCAGAGTGATCCCGCTGCGCACTGTGGTCTCGAAGCCTGTCATGGTGGCGGACATTTCGTAGGGCCCCGGCGGCAGTTGCGCGACCACATATCGTCCGTTGTCCTGCGTGGTGGTGGACCGGCGAAGTCCTGTATCCCGGTTGGTAACGGTGATTGCCGCACCGGCCAGCACGCCTCCCGATTCGTCAGTCGCGGTGCCCGAGATTGTTGCAGTGGTGGTTTGGGCATGCAATGAGCCAACGATAAAGAATAGCGAGACCAAAGTTTTTACGATCAGTGAGCCATTCCGAAACATGAATTATCCTCTTCGTAACTCTCTTCAAGAACCAGTTTCCACATGACAACAAATGGGGAGCAACACTCGCTGGATTGAGACGTCTTAATTGGCTTTGTATGCGGGATTGACCGGCGGCTTATCCGCATCCCAGCAGCATTTTTCGCGGAGGTACATAAGCAGGTCGGCCAGATCGGTGTCGTTAAGGGTGTGGCGGTAAGAGGGCATTCCAGGCCCGCCGTCGCCAATTTTAGCCTTCACATTCTCGTCATTGGTGGGCTTGCCGGAGCGCATCTGCGGACGTTTGTAAAGGCCCACGAGCGTCGGGGCGGCATTCTTGGGATCGGACTCAATCGCGTATTCATTGTGGCAAATCCAGCACTTCAGATAATATATGTGCTGGCCGCGCTCGACGCCGCTCTTACCCATCAACTTGTGATAGTAAATCTGACCAGAACGCTGGTAGGGGTCCAATTGTGAATCCAACTCAGTGCTACGGGCGGGAGCCTGTCCAGACGACTGGGCCGGCGCCGGCTGGCTTGCCGGATATAGGTTCGCAACGAGGGTCGCCATCCCTACTGAGAAGAGGAGCATCAGTACTACCTTCGAAATTAAATTCCGCATGTGATTCTACTCCTCTTTGGTCCTGCTACTCAAGCGGCTGGATGCGCACAATGTAACCATACTGGTCGCCATACCAGACCGTAACGGGATCGGTTGAGTTGTCCACGTAAGTCTGCCAGTCAAAAGAAAACGGTTCGGGAAGGACGTACTCCACCCAGCCGTGCGTCTTGGGATTGAAGCGGGCGATGCGCCCGGCGCGCATTTCTCCGGCCCAGACTTCGCCGTTCTTATCGGCGCGGGTTTCGTAGAAAGTATTGTTGGGCGTGGGCGGGGCGTACTCCGCGATGCGGTTGTTCTTGTGATCATACTTCACCAGCACGCCGCCTCTTCCTCCCACCCATATATTCCCATCCGGATCAAAGGAGCCGCGCGAGGCCGCCGACACGCCGCTGGGCGAGGGGATCATCCGCACTTCCTTGGTTTGCCGGTCCATGAACACCACGCCGTCAAAAGTTCGGTCGCGATTGCCGCCGCCGAAATATCTTCCGTCCCAACTGATGAAGTTGCCGTAAGTGTTGGGAATTTTCCGGCTATCGGGCGGAAACTGCTCCACAATTTTCGCTGTCTCGCGATCAAATCGGGAGATTTTGTCTTTGGCCGTGCGCCAGATCGTGCCGTCGGGCGCCAGCGCCATATTGCCCTGCACGCCCGAACTCATCTTCCTGAAAATCTCGGTGAGCGGATTAAAGTGGATCAGGCTTTGCGACCACGTCTCCGAATACCAGACCGTTCCATCCGGCGCGGCCTGAATCCAATGCGCTCCGGGATGCTTGCTCGGCGTGCCTGGAATTTTCCAGGACGCAACTTTCCCGGACTTCGGGTCGAGCTTGCCGATCAGCGGGCTGCGGTTAATGTCAAACCAGATGCCATCGGATTTGGTGTCGCCAAACACATCGTGAACATGCACGCCCAACCACGGTAACTCGTATTCGGTGATCACCGCGCGCGTGGCAGGGCCTTGCGGACGGGGGAATACTTTCAGCGGCGGATCCTGCGCGTCCGGACCGCGCACGCGCGCCAGCCACTTGATGATAATCTCGCGCTCGGCCTGCTCGGCGGGAGAGACCTCCCCATCGCCCGGTCCCTGTAGAATGCGACCGTTATAGTCCAACATGCGGTGCATGATCAGCCGCCAACTGCGCTCGTCAAAGCGCGACCGAAACTGCATTTGATAAGTGTGGCAACCTGTGCCGCAGGTGTTGCTGAACACGCGCTTTTCCTGCGCCGTCCCGTCCAGATTGTGCAGCCACTCGGCATCGGACAACTGTGAGAGGATGTCGGGCGTGGGCGGCAGGAACTCGGATTCAGTTACTCGCTCCAGCGTGATTTCGGGAAGCCTGGTCGCTCCGCTGATTTGCACCCCTTCCTTAATAACGCGTTTGAATTCCAGTGGCCGCGGCGTGCGCAGCGTGTAAACTCCAGCTTCAAGCTTGGGAAACTCATACTGCCCCGCTTCGTTGGTAAACACGGTGGTGCGGATGGAAGTCTTCTGCGAGATCAACTGCACCATGACGCCCTCGACCGAAAAACCCTTCGAGGTTTTCACCGTGCCTGTGGGCCCGCCCGCCAAATCCGCCCGTGGGGCGGCATCACTGGAGACCGTCAGGCATAGCAGCAAGAGTCCATACCAGACGGTCGGAACCCACCGCC encodes:
- a CDS encoding cytochrome c, encoding MRNLISKVVLMLLFSVGMATLVANLYPASQPAPAQSSGQAPARSTELDSQLDPYQRSGQIYYHKLMGKSGVERGQHIYYLKCWICHNEYAIESDPKNAAPTLVGLYKRPQMRSGKPTNDENVKAKIGDGGPGMPSYRHTLNDTDLADLLMYLREKCCWDADKPPVNPAYKAN